The following proteins come from a genomic window of Rutidosis leptorrhynchoides isolate AG116_Rl617_1_P2 chromosome 10, CSIRO_AGI_Rlap_v1, whole genome shotgun sequence:
- the LOC139870711 gene encoding secreted RxLR effector protein 161-like, whose amino-acid sequence MVGALQYLTITRPDLSYAVNQVSQFLQAPTTDHYQAVKRIMLYVKGTITYGLSFHHSPTASLLGYSDADWARCIETRRSTYGYTIFFDGNLVSWSAKKQPTVARFSCESEYCALANTAAKIIWITHLVRELHVLYSSRPTILCDNKSALFLSQNPVFNKRSKHIDIDFHFIRELVAFGRLSTTFVPTL is encoded by the coding sequence ATGGTTGGTGCTCTTCAATACCTGACTATTACACGCCCTGATCTTTCCTATGCCGTTAATCAAGTCAGTCAGTTTCTTCAAGCTCCGACTACTGATCATTATCAAGCAGTGAAACGCATTATGTTGTATGTTAAAGGTACAATTACCTATGGTTTATCATTTCATCACTCTCCTACTGCTTCTTTACTTGGGTATTCGGATGCTGATTGGGCTCGTTGTATTGAAACCCGCCGCTCCACCTATGGCTACACCATCTTTTTTGACGGTAATTTGGTTTCTTGGAGTGCTAAGAAGCAGCCTACTGTTGCTCGTTTTAGTTGTGAATCTGAGTATTGTGCTCTTGCAAACACTGCTGCTAAAATTATCTGGATTACGCATTTGGTTCGCGAGCTTCATGTTCTTTATTCTTCTCGTCCTACCATCTTGTGTGACAATAAGAGCGCGTTATTTTTAAGTCAGAATCCCGTCTTCAACAAACGGTCAAAACACATCGACATTGATTTTCACTTTATTAGAGAGTTAGTTGCTTTTGGACGTCTTTCTACCACTTTTGTGCCaactttgtga